One window of the Bacteroidota bacterium genome contains the following:
- a CDS encoding OmpA family protein, which translates to MSVLCFLFSVFYSSASPTDQKYNKKQYIKAGDEALKTGSIFSAADLYLEVLKHDSTETSVLPNLAKAYFLARDYENAAVYYLKAYKADPTKNMISLYYGALTTKMQGRYEEAADLFRLFLKTYKEEDAVKMKKWARTDLDGCNFAIKEAKPDPFVKLKHLGKEVNSNYADMAPALRDNVLYFSSIHSDTVIWMMSDKSDMRKESLLLKLYTSNVNGDNYSEAEQLKIFTEKGKHITNGSFSEDGSKFFYNICEADLLNNPCRIYQSEWKEDKWSDGKPLNDEINLKESTSTQPYYANTVIGDVLYFVSDRTGGKGGLDIWYSTVNKKGEFTAPKNAGNKINTDRDEKTPFFDSKSSTLYFSSDGWINMGGTDIFKSQADASLKYSSSPENLGAPFNSPCNDNYFLFGKNSDEGYLVSNRPGIFSVRGKTCCDDIFSFKYDRRFFLAVKGKVYDEATKEALTGAAVNLSLRSDNTSETDVMIASDTSTKSTPYFFNLKTDKYYKVSAIKDGYFTASQTFHTQGLTKSDTQVVDIYLKKLEKNKAYRLNNIYYDFDKWDLRPESKATLDTLYLILVENPTIIIELSSHTDSRGSDLYNLNLSQKRAESCVNYLIREKGISKERISAKGYGESLPLDDCSKYEDCPQDQSADCPCHQLNRRTEFKIIGELDAKLIYENE; encoded by the coding sequence ATGTCTGTTCTCTGTTTTCTATTCTCTGTTTTCTATTCCTCTGCTTCTCCCACCGATCAGAAATACAACAAGAAACAATACATCAAGGCCGGAGATGAGGCTTTGAAGACCGGAAGTATTTTCTCTGCTGCTGATTTATATCTGGAAGTATTAAAGCACGATTCAACCGAAACATCTGTGCTGCCCAATTTGGCTAAAGCCTATTTTCTTGCCAGAGATTATGAAAATGCAGCAGTTTATTATTTGAAGGCCTATAAAGCCGATCCGACAAAAAACATGATTAGTCTTTATTACGGGGCGCTAACTACCAAGATGCAAGGTAGGTATGAAGAGGCCGCTGATTTGTTTCGGCTATTTCTCAAAACCTATAAAGAAGAAGATGCGGTGAAAATGAAAAAGTGGGCGCGCACCGATTTGGATGGTTGCAATTTTGCTATCAAAGAAGCCAAGCCAGATCCTTTTGTCAAGTTGAAGCATTTGGGAAAGGAGGTGAATTCAAATTACGCCGATATGGCTCCGGCACTTAGAGATAATGTGCTGTATTTTTCTTCTATTCATTCGGACACCGTGATTTGGATGATGTCGGACAAGAGCGATATGAGAAAGGAAAGTTTGTTGCTGAAATTATATACCAGCAACGTGAACGGCGATAATTATTCCGAGGCAGAGCAATTGAAAATATTTACGGAGAAAGGGAAACATATCACCAATGGTTCTTTTAGCGAGGATGGTTCTAAATTCTTCTATAATATATGTGAAGCTGATTTGTTGAACAATCCTTGTCGCATCTATCAAAGCGAATGGAAAGAGGATAAATGGAGTGATGGAAAACCTTTGAATGATGAAATCAATCTGAAAGAATCTACCAGCACACAACCTTATTACGCCAATACAGTCATCGGTGATGTATTGTATTTTGTCAGCGACCGGACAGGAGGGAAGGGTGGTCTGGATATTTGGTATTCTACCGTGAATAAGAAGGGCGAATTTACTGCACCTAAGAATGCCGGGAATAAAATCAATACGGACCGCGATGAGAAGACTCCTTTTTTTGATTCTAAGTCAAGCACGCTTTATTTCAGCAGCGATGGTTGGATAAATATGGGCGGTACAGACATTTTCAAGTCGCAGGCTGATGCTTCTTTAAAGTATAGCAGTAGCCCTGAGAATTTGGGGGCTCCTTTTAATTCTCCCTGCAACGACAACTATTTTCTTTTCGGAAAAAATAGTGATGAAGGATATTTGGTTTCCAACCGTCCCGGTATTTTTTCTGTTCGAGGCAAGACATGTTGTGATGATATTTTCAGTTTCAAATATGACCGTAGGTTCTTCCTAGCTGTTAAGGGCAAAGTTTATGACGAAGCCACGAAAGAAGCGCTGACCGGTGCGGCTGTGAACCTGTCATTGCGCAGTGACAATACTTCTGAAACAGATGTGATGATTGCCAGCGATACTTCTACAAAGAGCACTCCTTATTTCTTCAACCTGAAGACAGACAAATATTATAAGGTAAGCGCTATAAAGGATGGATATTTCACCGCCTCGCAAACATTTCACACACAGGGTTTAACAAAAAGTGATACGCAGGTAGTTGATATTTATTTGAAGAAGTTGGAAAAGAACAAGGCCTATCGCCTGAACAATATTTACTATGATTTTGATAAATGGGATCTTCGCCCTGAATCAAAAGCAACGTTGGATACCCTTTATCTTATCTTAGTGGAGAATCCAACGATTATTATCGAATTGAGTTCACATACCGATTCGAGAGGCTCTGATTTGTACAATCTGAACTTATCTCAAAAGCGGGCAGAGAGTTGTGTGAATTACCTGATTCGCGAAAAGGGGATTTCTAAAGAGCGGATTTCTGCAAAAGGATATGGAGAAAGTTTGCCTTTGGACGACTGTAGTAAATATGAAGATTGTCCGCAAGATCAAAGCGCAGACTGTCCTTGCCATCAGTTGAATAGAAGAACAGAATTTAAAATCATCGGCGAACTGGATGCCAAACTGATTTATGAGAATGAATAA
- a CDS encoding PorP/SprF family type IX secretion system membrane protein, which produces MKHFIRLLILFLLASGHQLFSQDIHFSMFYASPLTLNPAMTGAGEGSYRAAGIYRNQWRSISTPFNTYSASYDMKLLQDKLPKDIFGVGAVFVGDRSGDGRLTMKSIMVSSAFHKSLDREKRHFLGLGVQLGYTNKSLQYQRLTFPDQFNSGTSTFDINQPSGENISNPNIGYFDMQVGLLHQSNINDMIGVMTGVSIAHITRPRQSFMNDKAERLSTRYTAHAGVRIKVAKSFYINPNIIYQNQNKAQELNLGTSFEYRTTLGKSDFVGSIGGWYRIKDAAIITLGMEYYKVKALFAYDINASSLRPATNNRGAFELAIIYTGIIKSNKVIYPVMVPCPMM; this is translated from the coding sequence TTGAAACATTTTATCCGCTTACTGATACTCTTTCTACTTGCCTCCGGCCATCAGTTGTTTTCGCAGGATATTCACTTCTCCATGTTCTATGCCAGTCCGCTCACGCTCAATCCGGCTATGACCGGTGCCGGCGAAGGCAGTTACCGCGCAGCGGGCATCTACCGCAATCAATGGCGCAGCATTTCCACCCCTTTCAATACCTACTCTGCTTCTTATGATATGAAGCTGTTGCAGGATAAACTGCCCAAAGATATTTTTGGTGTAGGTGCTGTGTTTGTCGGCGACCGGTCGGGCGATGGCCGACTGACCATGAAGAGCATCATGGTTTCATCGGCCTTTCATAAAAGTCTGGACCGCGAAAAGCGACACTTCCTCGGTTTGGGTGTTCAGTTGGGATACACCAATAAAAGTCTTCAGTACCAACGCTTAACTTTCCCCGATCAGTTTAATTCCGGTACGAGTACTTTTGACATCAACCAGCCAAGCGGCGAAAACATTTCCAATCCCAACATCGGCTATTTTGATATGCAGGTGGGCTTGTTGCATCAATCGAATATCAACGACATGATTGGCGTGATGACCGGTGTTTCGATAGCCCATATCACTCGCCCCCGACAATCTTTTATGAATGATAAAGCGGAGCGCCTTTCTACACGCTATACTGCCCATGCCGGAGTGCGGATAAAGGTTGCAAAGAGTTTTTATATCAATCCGAATATCATTTATCAAAATCAAAACAAAGCACAAGAGCTCAATCTCGGCACTTCCTTTGAATATCGAACCACTTTGGGTAAATCAGATTTTGTGGGAAGCATTGGCGGCTGGTATCGTATCAAAGACGCGGCCATTATTACGCTGGGAATGGAATACTATAAGGTGAAAGCCCTATTTGCTTATGATATAAATGCCTCATCGCTCAGACCGGCAACGAACAATAGAGGCGCTTTTGAATTGGCTATTATTTATACCGGTATCATTAAATCAAACAAAGTGATTTATCCGGTGATGGTGCCTTGCCCCATGATGTAG
- a CDS encoding fibronectin type III domain-containing protein, whose protein sequence is MKKTMKKGKRQLRSLQQQFSAIVLLLIIKLELARLSVSDKIIEAREIVRKMMGNVNFPDPDPTLADVTTAIDALEIAEGAMPGGPEVTIIRNERLAEFNTKMSDLRNYVEFKSKGNREVGASSGMKIRTSKNPVGILPAPEWVKIKSGVVDGSVALRWKANTKSSGYRVEMTTDPAQGWPTTFDTEKANINIDNLTPGIKYYFRIATLSHAGYYGYSLAITFRPNFSNL, encoded by the coding sequence ATGAAAAAAACCATGAAGAAAGGAAAGCGCCAATTGCGCTCACTCCAACAGCAGTTTTCTGCAATTGTATTGTTACTAATTATTAAACTCGAACTCGCTAGATTAAGCGTGAGCGATAAAATCATCGAGGCGCGAGAGATTGTGCGGAAGATGATGGGAAATGTGAACTTCCCTGATCCAGATCCTACGCTGGCTGATGTGACCACCGCCATAGATGCGCTGGAGATTGCTGAAGGCGCCATGCCCGGAGGCCCGGAGGTGACGATTATCCGCAATGAACGTCTAGCGGAATTCAACACCAAGATGTCTGACCTGCGCAACTATGTAGAATTCAAATCGAAGGGAAATCGTGAGGTTGGAGCAAGCAGTGGCATGAAAATTCGCACCTCTAAAAATCCGGTAGGAATTTTGCCTGCACCGGAATGGGTAAAGATAAAGAGCGGAGTGGTAGATGGTTCAGTTGCTTTAAGATGGAAGGCCAATACTAAGTCTTCGGGCTATCGTGTCGAAATGACTACTGACCCTGCTCAGGGCTGGCCTACAACCTTTGATACTGAAAAGGCCAATATCAACATTGATAACCTGACGCCTGGTATAAAATATTATTTCCGCATTGCGACATTAAGTCATGCAGGATATTATGGCTATAGTCTGGCGATTACTTTCCGTCCTAATTTTTCGAATCTGTAG
- a CDS encoding lamin tail domain-containing protein, translating to MKKIYTTLALAIIAVATFAQPCSKLFFSEYVEGYDNNKALEIYNPTINTIDLNGYSVIQYNNGSSSALYKINLKGTIAPSQTYVICNSLAATFIKDASDSLTTNPVLQFNGNDVVALLNGTDTLDRIGQIGLATNIIFGADTGKDHTFVRNASVQEGTTDWSIGNLQWNVFPRDTVRLGAHTMTPCAAPTDTLANFSPTSYSFTGVNGAYSLNLVLNSNHDDAYSVDVEIKSGDALNVNGYATQTINFAAGVNQMNLPLTITNDTVGGGVNVIVFRLTNETGGILVGDDSLFTLTLNAPVVLPNGIASLSFNQFGNIYPNPNQGQFTIQLKTPAAADLKLLDLAGRTVYATKEIASDKINVNVSDLPEGIYIVELHTGDALLHTKVNIRK from the coding sequence ATGAAAAAGATTTACACCACGCTCGCGCTCGCTATTATTGCCGTCGCTACTTTTGCCCAACCCTGTTCTAAACTATTCTTCTCTGAATATGTAGAAGGCTATGACAACAACAAAGCACTTGAAATTTATAACCCCACAATCAATACCATTGACCTCAATGGCTACTCCGTGATTCAGTATAACAACGGCAGCAGTTCTGCCCTGTATAAAATCAACCTGAAAGGGACTATAGCACCTAGTCAAACCTATGTGATTTGCAATAGCCTTGCAGCAACATTCATTAAAGATGCTTCGGACAGCTTGACGACCAATCCTGTTCTTCAGTTTAACGGCAACGATGTCGTCGCGCTGCTGAACGGTACAGATACACTCGACCGGATTGGGCAAATAGGGCTTGCGACTAATATAATCTTTGGAGCAGATACCGGTAAAGATCACACCTTCGTGCGCAATGCAAGTGTTCAGGAAGGAACCACAGATTGGTCCATCGGAAACCTGCAATGGAATGTTTTCCCTCGCGATACCGTTCGTCTGGGCGCTCACACTATGACTCCTTGTGCTGCCCCAACCGATACGTTGGCTAACTTTTCACCAACATCCTATTCATTCACCGGTGTGAACGGTGCTTATAGCCTAAACCTAGTCCTCAACAGCAATCATGATGATGCCTATTCGGTGGATGTAGAAATTAAAAGCGGCGATGCACTCAATGTAAATGGGTACGCTACGCAAACCATCAACTTTGCAGCGGGGGTTAACCAAATGAATCTACCGCTAACTATTACCAACGACACCGTTGGCGGTGGTGTGAACGTCATTGTGTTTCGCCTCACAAATGAAACCGGAGGGATTCTAGTAGGGGATGATTCTTTGTTTACACTCACCCTCAATGCTCCGGTGGTGTTGCCTAATGGCATTGCGTCACTTTCTTTCAATCAGTTCGGCAATATCTATCCCAATCCAAATCAGGGACAATTCACTATTCAACTCAAAACCCCTGCTGCGGCAGATTTGAAATTGCTTGACCTGGCGGGAAGAACGGTTTATGCTACCAAAGAAATAGCTTCAGACAAAATCAACGTCAATGTTTCCGACCTTCCAGAAGGAATCTACATTGTTGAACTACATACCGGTGATGCTTTGCTGCACACCAAAGTGAATATCAGGAAATAA
- a CDS encoding endonuclease: MLHKSFCLIFSFVCASFLANAQASEPSAQPTNIQFNNVKAYGFTMKFNPSVATGFLVLKSNQNITDVPVDGTMYEKGQGLATSKVLSVSSADSFGVREVVENTNYYFKVFAYNGTGSNINYLQSNPLSGSVQSLAANAGNYYFTIDTSAGPFVDQLHNLINNHTFISYSPGYRTTILPTIYERDTIGGNAVINCEYSEEVTVYTPPFDFTTVNYSREHVLCKSWMKTYVSYGSGVINYTEGADFFNLLLTEQNSVNAVRSNYSLGIVTNITSQYKGTKFGLDSRGKKVFEPRDDKKGDAARCMMYEMVAYNGLNGSWALNSLLAEAADQQQSVLKLWHQQDPPDKFERTKNEFIYSIQNNRNPFIDHPDWADCISFDNLDKTSYCGFMTGIEAETAEENFQLYPNPNQGIFSMKVNSLRAETVTIEIWNMLGEKCFQTVADVHSGINSLLIHQSNLSKGSYVVRVTPEGKNSFRKMMMVE, encoded by the coding sequence ATGTTGCATAAATCTTTTTGCCTGATATTTTCTTTTGTCTGTGCTTCCTTCTTAGCCAATGCCCAAGCCTCTGAACCCAGCGCGCAGCCAACGAACATCCAATTCAATAATGTAAAGGCCTATGGCTTCACTATGAAGTTCAACCCCTCGGTGGCCACCGGCTTTTTGGTTTTGAAAAGCAATCAGAACATTACCGATGTGCCGGTAGATGGAACGATGTATGAAAAAGGTCAGGGTTTGGCTACCAGCAAAGTTCTGTCGGTGAGCAGCGCGGATAGTTTCGGTGTGCGCGAGGTGGTGGAGAATACCAACTACTATTTCAAGGTCTTTGCCTATAACGGCACCGGAAGCAATATCAACTATCTGCAAAGCAATCCGCTATCGGGTTCCGTTCAATCGCTTGCAGCCAATGCGGGAAACTACTATTTCACCATTGACACTTCTGCGGGGCCCTTCGTTGACCAATTGCACAACCTGATTAACAACCACACTTTCATCAGCTATTCTCCGGGATACCGCACCACCATTCTTCCCACGATTTATGAAAGAGATACCATCGGCGGAAACGCGGTCATCAACTGTGAGTATAGCGAAGAGGTTACGGTCTATACTCCTCCTTTTGATTTTACGACCGTCAACTATAGCCGAGAGCATGTGCTTTGCAAAAGCTGGATGAAAACCTATGTAAGCTATGGTTCAGGGGTCATCAACTATACAGAGGGGGCAGATTTCTTTAATCTACTTCTTACCGAACAAAACTCCGTCAATGCCGTTCGCTCCAACTATTCACTCGGGATTGTCACGAACATCACCTCTCAATATAAAGGAACAAAATTTGGCTTAGACAGCCGAGGGAAAAAAGTGTTTGAACCCCGCGATGATAAAAAAGGGGACGCAGCCCGTTGCATGATGTATGAAATGGTTGCTTATAATGGACTAAACGGCAGTTGGGCATTAAACTCTTTGCTGGCCGAGGCCGCTGACCAACAACAATCGGTGTTGAAACTGTGGCACCAACAAGACCCGCCAGATAAATTTGAACGGACGAAAAATGAATTTATCTACTCCATTCAAAACAACCGAAATCCCTTTATTGATCATCCCGATTGGGCAGACTGTATCAGCTTCGATAACTTGGATAAAACATCCTACTGCGGATTCATGACCGGTATTGAAGCTGAAACGGCTGAAGAAAACTTCCAACTATATCCCAATCCAAACCAAGGGATTTTCTCTATGAAGGTTAACAGCCTTCGTGCCGAAACGGTTACCATAGAAATTTGGAATATGCTGGGCGAAAAATGTTTTCAAACGGTAGCGGATGTTCACTCCGGGATTAATTCCCTCCTCATCCACCAATCAAATTTGTCAAAAGGAAGTTATGTAGTCCGGGTGACACCCGAAGGCAAAAACTCCTTCCGCAAAATGATGATGGTGGAATAG
- a CDS encoding TonB-dependent receptor — protein MNKKVLLLLTFILPVFIYAQTSSVKGKIVFPTTGIAVPNAIVDFVNRDTMIVVNSDKDGVIVADLPYGDYNLLIHLGEATYSPRAIVVQKEQLDLGEVRLENIVVDYKANEENIPTVSLSETDVADEGSQNISSALGASRDIFISTTSFIMSNARFRIRGYDPENFLTYMNGIPVNDLESGATTWGQWGGLNNVFYNRENRIGTQPTSFTFGGVGGAYSFDSRASTQRKQLQVSYANTNRSYRHRLMATYSTGMMKHGWALSLSASRRWAHEGYVPGTFYDGYSYYISVQKYFGNKHSINLTVVGAPTRNGSSAPATKESYNLAGTNYYNPNWGYYQGVKRNATVGNTHQPLMILTHEWKINKSSSLLTGVGFTFGKRERTALDWNNAANPRPDYYAYLPSYIEDTIYRLASQAEMRNNEELRQIDWDKMYEANLMSFETISNIDGNADSSITGKRARYIVENRVKDTKRFNFNTVYNNHLSENIMLTAGLNYQMQVSRYYKEVADLLGADFYVDVNQFAQRDFPDSFSVAQNDLNHPNRILYVNDRFGYDYVITAHHANGWLQSVFQYNHFDFFVSGQVSYTGFQRDGKMKNGLFPDNSFGKSEMKNFINGAAKAGATYKINGRNYIHLNGFFENRAPFYENAFTSPRTRNDFAPNLKSMNIYSGELGYQYRSPNVRLKANLYYTQFVDDTRTFSFYDDDERSLVNYTLTGMNLRHYGGELGLDGKIYKGFSGSVVLAMGRYTYTSRPLATVTQDNSATILRENEVVYAKGFNVGGTPQLATSFGLNYRAPQFWFLSVNLNYYDWMWLDYSPARRTESAVELIEPNSAQWHSVLDQEKLKGQFTMDLYAGYSWKLNNNFRDMKRNIYLVFNVGINNITNNRQFVTGGYEQTRFDYRFANADKFPNKYFYSSGTTYFVNVTFRMN, from the coding sequence ATGAATAAAAAAGTTCTACTGCTTTTAACATTTATTTTACCGGTGTTCATCTATGCACAGACTTCTTCTGTCAAAGGAAAAATAGTGTTTCCTACAACCGGTATTGCCGTCCCTAACGCCATCGTTGATTTCGTAAATCGAGATACGATGATTGTTGTCAATTCTGATAAAGACGGAGTCATTGTTGCCGACCTGCCCTATGGCGATTACAATTTGCTTATCCACCTGGGGGAGGCTACCTATTCGCCGAGAGCTATTGTGGTACAGAAGGAGCAATTAGATTTAGGTGAGGTACGTTTGGAAAATATTGTGGTGGATTATAAAGCGAACGAGGAAAACATTCCCACGGTCAGCCTGTCAGAAACAGATGTGGCAGATGAAGGGTCACAAAACATTTCCAGCGCTTTAGGTGCTTCGAGAGACATCTTTATCTCTACCACTTCCTTTATCATGAGCAATGCCCGTTTTCGTATTCGCGGTTATGATCCAGAAAACTTTCTGACTTATATGAACGGTATTCCGGTTAATGATTTGGAAAGCGGAGCAACTACCTGGGGGCAGTGGGGCGGTTTGAACAACGTGTTTTATAACCGCGAAAACAGAATCGGAACGCAACCTACCTCTTTCACCTTTGGCGGTGTGGGCGGTGCTTATTCTTTTGACTCCCGCGCTTCCACCCAACGGAAACAATTGCAGGTTTCCTATGCCAACACTAACCGGAGCTATCGTCACCGTCTAATGGCTACCTATTCCACCGGTATGATGAAACATGGATGGGCGCTTTCGCTTTCTGCCTCCAGAAGATGGGCGCACGAAGGGTATGTGCCCGGCACTTTCTATGATGGTTACTCCTATTATATTTCTGTGCAAAAATACTTTGGCAATAAACATTCAATCAATCTAACGGTAGTGGGTGCCCCGACCCGTAATGGCAGTTCTGCCCCAGCCACCAAAGAATCATACAACCTGGCCGGAACTAATTATTACAATCCTAACTGGGGATATTATCAAGGGGTAAAACGAAATGCCACTGTTGGGAATACGCATCAGCCTTTGATGATCCTGACTCACGAATGGAAAATCAATAAGAGTTCCAGTCTTTTGACCGGTGTAGGATTTACTTTTGGCAAAAGAGAAAGAACCGCTTTGGACTGGAACAACGCCGCCAATCCACGACCTGACTATTATGCCTATCTACCCAGCTATATAGAAGACACTATTTATCGCCTGGCATCTCAGGCCGAAATGCGAAACAATGAGGAACTCCGTCAGATAGATTGGGACAAAATGTACGAGGCCAACCTGATGAGTTTTGAAACCATCAGCAATATTGATGGCAATGCCGACAGCAGCATCACCGGGAAGAGAGCCCGCTATATTGTGGAGAACCGGGTGAAAGACACTAAGAGGTTTAATTTCAATACCGTTTATAATAATCACTTGAGCGAGAACATCATGCTCACAGCCGGGCTAAATTATCAGATGCAGGTGAGCCGGTATTATAAAGAAGTAGCAGACCTGCTCGGTGCTGATTTTTATGTGGACGTGAATCAGTTTGCACAAAGAGACTTTCCAGATAGTTTCAGCGTGGCTCAAAATGATTTAAACCACCCGAATCGAATCTTATATGTGAACGATCGCTTTGGATATGATTATGTAATTACCGCACACCATGCCAACGGCTGGTTACAATCGGTGTTTCAATACAATCACTTTGACTTCTTCGTATCTGGTCAGGTAAGCTATACCGGATTTCAGAGAGATGGCAAGATGAAGAATGGTTTGTTCCCTGACAATAGTTTTGGCAAAAGTGAAATGAAAAATTTCATCAATGGTGCCGCTAAAGCCGGAGCTACTTATAAAATCAATGGAAGAAATTACATCCATCTCAATGGCTTTTTTGAAAATCGTGCGCCCTTTTATGAAAACGCCTTTACCTCACCGAGAACCAGAAACGACTTTGCCCCTAACTTAAAAAGTATGAATATTTATTCGGGAGAACTTGGCTATCAGTATCGCTCACCGAATGTGAGATTGAAGGCCAACCTTTATTACACTCAATTTGTGGACGATACCCGTACCTTCTCTTTCTATGACGACGATGAACGCTCTTTAGTGAATTATACACTTACCGGTATGAATTTACGTCATTATGGAGGGGAACTGGGTTTGGACGGGAAGATTTATAAAGGCTTCTCTGGAAGTGTTGTTTTGGCAATGGGCAGATATACTTATACCAGTAGGCCTTTGGCAACCGTTACGCAGGATAACAGCGCTACCATCTTGAGAGAAAACGAAGTGGTTTACGCTAAAGGGTTTAACGTAGGCGGTACTCCACAACTAGCTACCTCTTTCGGTTTGAATTACCGGGCACCTCAATTCTGGTTTCTTTCAGTCAATCTAAATTATTATGATTGGATGTGGTTGGATTACAGCCCCGCAAGAAGAACCGAAAGCGCGGTTGAACTCATTGAGCCTAATAGCGCACAATGGCATAGTGTTTTAGATCAGGAAAAATTGAAAGGGCAGTTCACGATGGACTTGTATGCAGGATATTCTTGGAAGCTAAACAACAACTTTCGTGACATGAAACGCAATATCTATCTGGTGTTTAACGTAGGAATAAACAACATCACGAATAACAGACAATTTGTCACCGGTGGGTATGAGCAAACCAGATTTGATTATCGGTTTGCTAACGCCGACAAATTCCCGAACAAATATTTCTACAGTTCTGGAACCACCTATTTTGTGAACGTTACCTTTCGCATGAACTAA
- a CDS encoding isoprenylcysteine carboxylmethyltransferase family protein, with protein MKRNPKDIVFVSIQLVLFVIYLFRISPIDFVIIGWIKSIGLMLAVGGCIVLIAALITLNKNLSPFPTPKQTAELIQTGLYKYIRHPIYTGILFMALGYGLYSENTLRLIIFVLLIILFKLKATYEEHQLQIKFSDYAEYKKTSGMFLPKWG; from the coding sequence ATGAAACGAAATCCAAAAGACATCGTCTTTGTCAGTATTCAACTGGTGCTATTTGTGATTTATCTCTTTCGTATTTCACCCATTGATTTTGTAATTATCGGATGGATAAAAAGCATTGGATTAATGCTTGCGGTGGGAGGATGTATCGTTCTTATAGCGGCGCTCATCACTTTAAACAAAAACCTTTCGCCATTCCCCACTCCAAAACAAACGGCTGAGTTGATCCAAACGGGTCTTTATAAATATATACGCCATCCTATCTATACCGGTATTCTGTTCATGGCATTGGGCTATGGCCTCTATTCTGAAAATACTTTGCGACTGATAATTTTCGTTCTGCTTATTATTCTATTCAAACTGAAGGCGACTTACGAAGAACATCAATTGCAAATTAAATTTTCAGACTATGCCGAATACAAAAAAACAAGTGGCATGTTCTTGCCCAAATGGGGATAG
- a CDS encoding SulP family inorganic anion transporter has protein sequence MLAVLLVPFLLNKIPYASLAAILFITGYNLTKPKLYKNVWSLGWKQFAPFLITIVVILATDLLIGVTIGLLISIYFIIQNNFKADYKITETQYQGIDTFLIKLNSNVTFLNKVKLRKALEEIPEYSVLIIDGSECNFIDYDILEIISEYFNKAHNRHIELHLKGIEKVNISAVH, from the coding sequence TTGCTCGCTGTTTTACTGGTTCCGTTTCTGCTCAATAAAATTCCGTACGCATCGCTTGCCGCGATTTTATTTATAACAGGATACAATTTGACTAAACCCAAGCTCTATAAAAATGTTTGGAGTTTAGGATGGAAACAATTTGCCCCATTCCTTATCACCATCGTTGTAATTCTTGCGACAGACTTACTCATCGGCGTAACCATTGGGCTTTTAATTTCCATTTACTTTATCATTCAGAATAATTTCAAGGCAGACTATAAAATCACTGAAACGCAATATCAGGGTATTGATACCTTCTTGATCAAACTCAATAGCAATGTCACCTTTCTTAACAAGGTGAAATTGAGAAAAGCATTAGAAGAAATTCCAGAATATAGTGTGCTGATAATTGACGGCAGTGAATGTAATTTCATTGACTACGACATTTTAGAAATCATCAGCGAATACTTCAATAAAGCGCACAATAGACATATTGAATTGCACCTAAAGGGAATTGAGAAGGTGAATATCTCGGCAGTCCATTGA